In Pseudomonadota bacterium, one DNA window encodes the following:
- the rplW gene encoding 50S ribosomal protein L23 codes for MNMFEVIKRPLVTEKSTMAQEDNKYTFDVSLKATKADIRRAVEGVFKVTVEEVRTISMPAKYKRVGKNMGKLSPWKKAIVRLKEGDRIEFMEGA; via the coding sequence ATGAACATGTTCGAGGTCATAAAGAGGCCGCTGGTCACCGAGAAGAGCACCATGGCCCAGGAGGACAACAAGTACACCTTCGACGTGAGCCTCAAGGCTACCAAGGCGGACATCCGCAGGGCCGTCGAGGGCGTCTTCAAGGTGACGGTGGAGGAGGTGCGCACGATCTCCATGCCGGCGAAGTACAAGCGCGTGGGCAAGAACATGGGGAAGCTCTCGCCGTGGAAGAAGGCGATCGTGAGGCTCAAGGAGGGCGACCGCATAGAGTTCATGGAAGGCGCGTGA